The following coding sequences are from one Lipingzhangella halophila window:
- a CDS encoding DUF2207 domain-containing protein: MIVKFVRFLANFWVLFVIVAMSFVFYYIGPLPQEDRSVAMFDARVSIGTSGAVRMTETISYDFGSEPGHGLTRTLPSEEEIDGYGWRDLGLTDVTASGAGDLPVEIEPDGDETRVRVGDFDGEPALTGEHQFEISYTYDRLVTEGEGGSRYYADIIGSEWEVPIERTRVRVDLPEEAFDPDREYAVTAECYAGEVGSRDNCGSADEGALLADDLPLTYGHGPLEPGQALSVRILLAEPNVVSAAPDRDGEGETGSESGSVKTGLLVGSIIVVFFVVMSVLAWRAERKYGSAGGGTGSGSSAGGGAGGAGGGGGGGAGGGGGGGGGGGG, encoded by the coding sequence ATGATCGTGAAGTTCGTCCGGTTTCTCGCGAACTTCTGGGTGCTGTTCGTGATCGTCGCCATGTCCTTCGTCTTCTACTACATCGGGCCCCTGCCACAGGAGGACCGGAGCGTCGCGATGTTCGACGCGCGCGTGAGTATCGGCACCTCCGGCGCGGTCCGGATGACCGAGACGATCAGCTACGACTTCGGCTCCGAGCCGGGCCACGGCCTTACCCGGACGCTGCCGTCCGAGGAAGAGATCGACGGCTACGGGTGGCGCGATCTGGGGCTCACCGACGTCACGGCGTCGGGCGCGGGCGACCTGCCAGTCGAGATCGAACCCGACGGGGACGAGACCCGGGTACGCGTCGGCGACTTCGACGGGGAGCCGGCGCTCACCGGTGAGCACCAGTTCGAGATCTCCTACACCTACGACCGGCTGGTCACCGAGGGCGAGGGGGGATCGCGGTACTACGCCGACATCATCGGCTCGGAGTGGGAGGTGCCCATCGAGCGAACCCGGGTGCGCGTGGACCTTCCGGAGGAGGCGTTCGACCCCGACCGCGAGTACGCGGTCACCGCGGAGTGCTATGCGGGTGAGGTCGGATCGCGAGACAACTGCGGTTCCGCCGACGAGGGCGCCCTACTCGCCGACGACCTGCCCCTGACCTATGGCCACGGCCCGCTTGAGCCGGGCCAGGCGTTGAGCGTGCGGATCCTGCTGGCCGAACCGAACGTGGTCTCCGCCGCGCCGGACCGGGACGGCGAGGGAGAGACCGGTTCGGAGAGCGGCTCGGTGAAGACGGGGCTTTTGGTGGGGAGCATCATTGTCGTCTTCTTTGTGGTCATGAGCGTGCTCGCCTGGCGCGCCGAGCGCAAGTACGGCTCCGCGGGCGGGGGGACCGGGAGCGGGTCCTCCGCGGGCGGTGGCGCCGGTGGCGCCGGTGGCGGCGGTGGCGGTGGCGCCGGCGGCGGGGGAGGTGGTGGCGGAGGAGGCGGCGGCTGA